A stretch of Geomonas oryzisoli DNA encodes these proteins:
- a CDS encoding 4Fe-4S binding protein produces the protein MIKAILARIKQGHRTMAYPKQPLPLPERFRGYPELKSSLCPPDCRLCADACPVGAVGCENGLAVDLGKCLFCAGCTDACPSGAISYSNDARLAVNSREDLVVRAGEERRLAQALDRKMLALFGRSLKFRSVVAGGCNACEADSNVLSTIGWDIGRFGLQFVASPRHADALWVTGPVTENMREALLQTYRAIPAPKLVVACGACAINGGPFIGSPAAHDGVDRLLPVDLYIPGCPPHPVTILDGLLRLLDRMG, from the coding sequence ATGATCAAGGCCATACTCGCCCGCATCAAGCAGGGGCATCGCACCATGGCGTACCCGAAACAGCCGCTGCCGCTGCCGGAGCGCTTCCGCGGCTATCCTGAGCTGAAGAGCTCCCTGTGCCCCCCGGACTGCCGTCTCTGTGCCGACGCCTGTCCGGTGGGAGCGGTGGGGTGTGAAAACGGGCTCGCCGTCGACCTCGGCAAGTGCCTGTTCTGTGCCGGGTGCACCGACGCCTGCCCGAGCGGTGCCATCTCCTACAGCAACGACGCGCGCCTGGCCGTCAACTCCCGCGAAGACCTGGTAGTGCGGGCTGGGGAGGAGCGCAGGCTGGCGCAGGCCCTGGACCGGAAGATGCTGGCCCTTTTCGGCCGCTCGCTCAAGTTCCGCTCGGTAGTCGCCGGCGGCTGCAACGCCTGCGAGGCCGACAGCAACGTCCTCTCCACCATCGGCTGGGACATAGGGCGCTTCGGGCTGCAGTTCGTCGCCAGCCCGCGTCACGCCGACGCCCTCTGGGTCACCGGCCCGGTCACCGAAAACATGCGCGAGGCGCTTTTGCAGACCTACCGGGCCATCCCCGCCCCGAAGCTCGTCGTCGCCTGCGGCGCCTGCGCCATCAACGGCGGCCCCTTCATAGGCTCCCCCGCCGCCCATGACGGCGTGGACCGCCTGCTTCCGGTCGACCTCTACATCCCGGGGTGCCCGCCACACCCGGTGACCATCCTCGACGGCCTGTTGCGCCTGCTGGACCGGATGGGTTGA
- a CDS encoding respiratory chain complex I subunit 1 family protein produces MIDTIFHVVLVLAMPPLLLGVIGKTKAAFAGRVGAPFLQPYYDMGRLMKKGIVLSDSTTWIFRAGPVVTLAATLFAALLVPLGKHPAPISFEGDMILFAYLFALGRFFTTTAALDTASSFEGMGAAREVSFSCLAEPTLFFALITLTRLSGTMSLTPMLQHVTLPVWMGTGASLILLLAGLFVVLLAENCRIPFDDPNTHLELTMIHEVMVLDHSGPYFCCVLYGAALKLYLLGALFVNIALPFASGNAYLDWVVFAAGMLLLAVAIGVVESVMARLRLIRVPQLLVAALILTAFSLVLVVR; encoded by the coding sequence ATGATCGACACAATCTTCCACGTGGTGCTGGTGCTGGCCATGCCGCCGCTGCTGCTGGGGGTGATCGGCAAGACCAAGGCGGCCTTCGCCGGACGGGTGGGCGCTCCCTTCCTGCAGCCCTACTACGACATGGGGCGGCTCATGAAAAAGGGGATCGTCCTCTCCGACAGCACCACTTGGATCTTCCGGGCCGGGCCGGTGGTCACGCTCGCCGCCACGCTCTTCGCCGCGCTCCTGGTGCCGCTGGGCAAGCACCCGGCACCGATCTCGTTCGAGGGGGACATGATCCTCTTCGCCTACCTCTTCGCGCTGGGACGATTCTTCACCACCACGGCGGCGCTCGACACCGCCTCCAGCTTCGAGGGGATGGGGGCGGCCCGCGAGGTGAGCTTCTCCTGCCTCGCCGAACCGACGCTCTTCTTCGCCCTGATCACCCTGACCAGGCTCTCCGGGACCATGAGCCTTACCCCCATGCTGCAGCACGTAACGCTCCCGGTCTGGATGGGGACCGGCGCTTCGCTTATCCTGCTGCTGGCCGGCCTCTTCGTGGTGCTCTTGGCGGAGAACTGCCGCATTCCCTTCGACGACCCCAACACCCACTTAGAGCTCACCATGATCCACGAGGTGATGGTGCTGGACCACAGCGGCCCCTATTTCTGCTGCGTCCTCTACGGCGCCGCGTTGAAGCTCTACCTCTTAGGGGCGCTCTTCGTGAACATCGCGCTCCCCTTCGCCTCGGGCAACGCCTACCTCGACTGGGTGGTGTTCGCGGCCGGAATGCTGCTCCTTGCCGTCGCCATCGGGGTGGTGGAATCGGTGATGGCGCGTCTGAGGCTGATCCGCGTGCCGCAGCTTCTGGTGGCGGCCTTGATCCTGACCGCATTCTCCCTGGTCCTGGTTGTGAGGTGA
- a CDS encoding ATP-binding protein has protein sequence MNDAHMGPAPTTSSAVPHSTRPDSVPVWSVALLAFLLALFLSGSIMLLYEAKRQDARRQQVIGLTVKAAHDIQEQLNRSISSTYALAAVIRQGNGKIDNFQELAREMLELYPGLSALQLVPGGVISEIYPLQGNEKAIGLNLLDQANANKEAMEALRHRSLTLAGPFELVQGGLALMGRLPVYVKGGEGQQRFWGFTAAMIRLETFFDTLQLHRTLSAEFNFRLSRIKPDTGTLDVFWKQGGKLTRPVSQKIVIPNGEWTLSVEPVGGWYQWRTLLAEGGLVLILSSLAALTAYWLARQPVILRRMVEERTRELSQTNARLENEVVERRHAEEALHASELKLRSIFASLTEVILVLDAEGRYLEIAPTSTKKLYLPPNELLGRKIPDLFPKQIADFFVSTIRKALAAGTTVAVDYSLDIEGEEIWFTGNVTPMPGGRVIWSAHDITQRKRAEEERLKLEKQMLHAQKLESLGVLAGGIAHDFNNILTVIVGNTDLALMRLSPDAPVVENLRRIELAAARASDLAHQMLAYSGKGHFVTEELDLNRLVEEMGHMLSVSVSKKAQLVYNLCRPLPAVTADATQIRQVLMNLVINASEAIGDRSGIITISTGCEQCAESRLDRAWLSDPVRPGLYVYVEVSDTGCGMDRDTMAKIFEPFFTTKFTGRGLGMAAVLGIVRGHQGAIRVQSEPGQGSTFRVFLPAGDAPARLEHPESPPGETWRGSGTVLLIDDEDNIRALGTEMLGELGFQVVTAADGQEGVEIFRRRNDIVLVLLDLTMPQMDGEQCLRELHLIDPQVRVIMSSGFSEHEISRKFPGTGISGFVQKPYKLSALREVLSSLNWDSSRPLR, from the coding sequence ATGAACGATGCGCACATGGGCCCCGCGCCCACCACCTCCTCCGCCGTACCCCACTCCACCCGCCCGGATAGCGTCCCGGTCTGGAGTGTCGCCCTCCTCGCCTTTCTGCTCGCCCTGTTCCTGTCCGGCTCGATCATGCTCTTGTACGAGGCCAAGCGCCAGGACGCCCGCCGCCAGCAGGTCATCGGTCTCACCGTCAAGGCTGCCCACGACATCCAGGAACAACTGAACCGCTCGATTTCCTCGACTTACGCCCTGGCCGCCGTGATACGGCAAGGCAACGGCAAGATAGACAACTTCCAGGAACTGGCCAGGGAGATGCTCGAGCTCTACCCGGGACTCAGCGCCCTGCAACTGGTCCCCGGCGGCGTCATCTCGGAGATCTACCCGCTGCAGGGAAACGAGAAGGCGATCGGTCTGAACCTCCTGGACCAGGCTAACGCCAACAAGGAGGCCATGGAGGCGTTGCGCCACCGTTCGCTCACGCTGGCGGGACCCTTCGAACTGGTCCAGGGCGGATTGGCGCTCATGGGAAGGCTCCCGGTGTATGTGAAGGGGGGCGAGGGACAACAGCGTTTCTGGGGCTTCACCGCAGCCATGATCAGGCTGGAGACCTTCTTCGACACGTTGCAGTTGCACCGAACGCTCAGCGCCGAGTTCAACTTCCGTCTTTCCAGGATCAAGCCCGACACCGGGACGCTCGACGTCTTCTGGAAGCAGGGGGGGAAGCTCACGCGACCGGTGAGCCAGAAGATCGTCATCCCCAACGGCGAATGGACCCTTTCCGTGGAGCCGGTGGGAGGGTGGTACCAGTGGCGGACGCTCCTTGCCGAGGGGGGACTGGTCCTCATCCTGAGTTCCCTCGCCGCCCTGACGGCCTACTGGCTGGCCAGGCAGCCCGTCATCCTGCGCCGCATGGTCGAGGAAAGAACCCGTGAGCTTTCCCAGACCAACGCGCGGCTTGAAAACGAGGTGGTCGAACGCAGGCATGCCGAAGAGGCGCTGCATGCCTCGGAGTTGAAACTGCGCTCCATCTTCGCCTCGCTCACCGAGGTCATCCTTGTCCTGGACGCCGAGGGGCGCTACCTGGAGATCGCCCCCACCAGTACGAAGAAGCTGTATCTCCCGCCCAACGAGCTGCTGGGGCGGAAAATCCCCGATCTCTTCCCGAAACAGATCGCAGATTTCTTCGTCTCCACCATCCGCAAGGCCCTCGCCGCCGGAACGACCGTCGCGGTCGACTACAGTCTCGACATCGAGGGTGAGGAGATCTGGTTCACCGGCAACGTGACTCCCATGCCCGGCGGCCGGGTGATCTGGTCCGCCCACGACATCACCCAGAGAAAGAGGGCCGAAGAGGAACGCCTGAAGCTGGAAAAGCAGATGCTGCACGCCCAGAAGCTGGAGAGCCTCGGGGTGCTGGCAGGGGGCATCGCCCACGACTTCAACAACATCCTCACCGTCATCGTCGGCAACACGGACCTGGCCCTGATGCGGCTTTCCCCCGATGCTCCGGTTGTCGAAAACCTGCGCCGGATCGAGCTGGCGGCGGCGAGGGCCTCGGACCTGGCCCACCAGATGCTTGCCTACTCCGGCAAGGGACATTTCGTGACCGAGGAGCTGGACCTGAACCGCCTGGTGGAGGAGATGGGGCACATGCTGAGCGTCTCGGTCTCGAAGAAGGCCCAGCTCGTCTACAACCTGTGCCGTCCCCTGCCTGCCGTCACCGCCGACGCCACCCAGATCCGCCAGGTGCTGATGAACCTGGTCATCAACGCCTCCGAGGCGATCGGCGACCGCAGCGGGATCATCACCATCTCGACCGGGTGCGAGCAGTGCGCCGAGTCCCGCCTCGACCGCGCATGGCTCTCCGATCCGGTCCGGCCCGGGCTCTACGTCTACGTGGAGGTGTCCGACACCGGCTGCGGCATGGACCGCGACACCATGGCCAAGATTTTCGAGCCGTTCTTCACCACCAAGTTCACCGGGCGCGGACTGGGGATGGCGGCCGTGCTCGGCATCGTCCGTGGCCATCAGGGCGCGATCCGGGTCCAGAGCGAACCGGGGCAGGGGAGCACCTTCAGGGTGTTCCTCCCCGCCGGCGACGCGCCGGCCCGGCTCGAGCACCCGGAATCCCCGCCGGGGGAGACCTGGCGGGGGAGCGGCACCGTCCTGCTCATCGACGATGAAGACAACATCCGCGCCCTCGGCACCGAGATGCTGGGGGAGTTGGGGTTCCAGGTGGTGACGGCCGCCGACGGGCAGGAGGGGGTGGAGATCTTTCGCCGCCGCAACGACATCGTCCTGGTACTGCTCGACCTGACCATGCCGCAGATGGACGGGGAACAGTGCCTGAGGGAACTGCACCTGATCGACCCGCAGGTGAGGGTGATCATGTCCAGCGGGTTCAGCGAGCACGAGATCTCCCGCAAGTTCCCGGGGACAGGGATTTCCGGTTTCGTACAGAAGCCTTACAAGCTCTCGGCGTTGCGGGAAGTCCTTTCCTCGCTGAATTGGGACAGCTCTCGTCCGCTTCGTTAA
- a CDS encoding proton-conducting transporter transmembrane domain-containing protein — protein MLFFDMMRDPAILVLCSIALAGCSGLPGLVLRDGTLGQRLASVAALTSSLLALPSLLYLLIGGGEASFLLNWNLPFGPCEVALDPLSLFFLIPIFLIFPAGSLYALGYWPAASHSSQRSVTFFYGLLACAMALVVVSRNGALFVMAWEIMALSGYFLLVAEHREGEVRGAGTVYLVASHLGGAALLVLFASLFMITGSFGFPAAGSLAVGAGLAATLFWLVLAGFGSKAGIMPLHLWLPSAHANAPSHVSALLSGVMLKIGIYGILRVISFFTERPLWWGGVLTVAGLGSAVMGICVASAQKDIKRLLAYSSIENLGIISAGIGMFLLGDGTGNQRLAFLGLAGALFHVLNHVIFKPLLFFCAGSVMHATGTRDLDRMGGLARRLPYTAFFTLCGAVAICGLPPFNGFASEMLLYLGFFGEARAGQPFVALGAPVLALVGGVAVISFVKLYGIAFLGEPRTAAAAEAHEATGTMLAPIALLACLALTGGLFPQLFLALVQPAMRVLAPGLARAAVLPIAPVWFALAGVSVICLAAILYLFLKAKTGGSAVSAPTWGCGYLRPSPRIQYTGSSFGAFFSSLSGSLIRTRITVGQVAGLTPAAVRLSYHPEETLLHRVVLPVLNVLGIGCAFVRRLQHGEVQIYILYIFVTLMLLLLWVH, from the coding sequence ATGTTGTTTTTTGACATGATGCGGGACCCGGCTATCCTGGTCCTTTGCTCAATAGCTCTAGCCGGCTGTTCGGGGCTTCCCGGTCTTGTGTTGCGAGACGGGACACTCGGACAACGGCTGGCCTCGGTAGCCGCGCTGACCAGCTCTCTCCTCGCGCTTCCGTCTCTTCTCTACCTGCTGATAGGTGGTGGAGAAGCAAGCTTCCTCCTGAACTGGAACCTCCCTTTCGGCCCCTGCGAAGTCGCCCTCGACCCTCTCTCTCTATTCTTTCTGATCCCCATCTTTCTGATCTTCCCCGCCGGCTCCCTCTACGCCCTTGGTTACTGGCCCGCCGCCTCGCACAGCTCCCAAAGAAGCGTCACCTTTTTTTACGGTTTGCTGGCCTGCGCGATGGCGCTGGTGGTGGTGTCCCGCAACGGCGCCCTGTTCGTGATGGCGTGGGAGATCATGGCCCTTTCCGGCTATTTCCTGCTGGTCGCTGAGCACCGTGAAGGTGAGGTCCGCGGTGCCGGTACGGTCTACCTGGTGGCGAGCCATCTCGGCGGCGCGGCGCTCCTGGTCCTGTTCGCCTCGCTGTTCATGATCACCGGCAGCTTCGGATTTCCCGCGGCCGGCTCGCTTGCCGTCGGCGCGGGGCTTGCTGCGACGCTGTTTTGGCTCGTCCTGGCCGGCTTCGGATCGAAGGCGGGCATCATGCCGCTGCACCTGTGGCTCCCCTCTGCCCACGCCAACGCCCCGAGTCACGTCTCGGCGCTCCTCTCCGGCGTCATGCTGAAGATCGGGATCTACGGCATCCTGCGCGTGATCTCGTTCTTTACGGAGCGCCCGCTCTGGTGGGGCGGGGTGCTCACCGTGGCGGGGCTTGGCTCGGCCGTGATGGGGATCTGTGTCGCCTCGGCACAGAAGGACATCAAGCGCCTTTTGGCCTACAGCAGCATTGAGAACCTCGGCATCATCAGCGCCGGTATCGGGATGTTCCTCTTAGGGGATGGGACCGGCAACCAGCGGCTCGCCTTCCTGGGGCTTGCCGGCGCGCTCTTCCACGTGCTGAACCACGTCATCTTCAAGCCGCTGCTCTTCTTCTGTGCCGGAAGCGTCATGCACGCCACCGGTACCCGCGACCTGGACCGGATGGGGGGGCTGGCGCGCCGGCTGCCTTACACCGCCTTCTTCACCCTGTGCGGCGCCGTCGCCATCTGCGGCCTCCCCCCCTTCAATGGTTTCGCCAGCGAAATGCTTCTCTACCTTGGCTTCTTCGGCGAGGCCCGTGCCGGCCAGCCCTTCGTCGCCCTCGGCGCGCCGGTGCTGGCACTGGTGGGGGGCGTCGCGGTGATCTCCTTCGTGAAACTCTACGGCATCGCCTTTTTGGGTGAGCCGCGCACGGCTGCCGCAGCCGAGGCCCACGAGGCGACCGGCACCATGCTTGCCCCCATCGCCCTGCTCGCCTGCCTCGCCCTCACCGGCGGACTTTTCCCGCAACTCTTCCTTGCCCTGGTGCAGCCCGCCATGCGGGTCCTCGCCCCTGGCCTGGCCCGCGCAGCCGTGCTCCCCATCGCACCGGTCTGGTTCGCGCTGGCGGGGGTAAGCGTCATCTGCCTGGCGGCGATCCTGTACCTGTTCCTGAAGGCGAAGACCGGCGGCAGTGCGGTATCCGCCCCCACCTGGGGCTGCGGCTACCTCCGTCCCTCCCCGCGCATCCAGTACACCGGGAGTTCGTTCGGCGCGTTCTTCTCCTCGCTTTCAGGCTCGTTGATCCGTACCCGGATCACGGTGGGGCAGGTGGCCGGCCTTACCCCGGCAGCGGTACGGTTGAGCTATCACCCCGAGGAAACCCTGCTGCACCGGGTGGTGCTGCCGGTGCTGAACGTCCTCGGCATCGGCTGCGCCTTCGTGAGGAGGCTGCAGCACGGCGAGGTGCAGATCTATATTCTCTATATCTTCGTGACGTTGATGTTGCTCCTTTTGTGGGTGCATTAG
- a CDS encoding cold-shock protein, translating into MVNGTVKWFNDSKGFGFIEQENGDDVFVHFSAITGDGFKSLAEGDSVTFEVVKGPKGLQAANVSRV; encoded by the coding sequence ATGGTTAACGGAACTGTAAAATGGTTTAACGACAGCAAGGGGTTTGGTTTCATCGAGCAGGAGAACGGCGACGACGTGTTCGTGCACTTCTCCGCCATCACCGGCGACGGGTTCAAATCCCTGGCTGAAGGCGATAGCGTCACCTTCGAAGTGGTGAAAGGACCGAAAGGGCTGCAGGCCGCCAACGTGTCCCGCGTCTAA
- a CDS encoding cytochrome c3 family protein, translating to MKSHVWRPLVVVLAVIALVLVAREVLVPADFGIGARGYMYGWHRAGNEQQWKDVKVKYKTAAFCKDCHPDKYDEMKESPHRNINCENCHGPALNHPDDPKSLTIDRSRELCARCHTRLPYPNSGRGVMKGIDPKTHNVGLDCVTCHWPHDPRKEGHKR from the coding sequence GTGAAGAGTCATGTTTGGCGCCCGCTGGTCGTGGTGCTGGCGGTGATCGCCCTGGTGCTGGTGGCGCGCGAAGTGCTGGTCCCGGCCGATTTCGGGATCGGCGCCAGGGGGTACATGTACGGCTGGCATCGCGCCGGCAACGAGCAGCAGTGGAAGGACGTGAAGGTGAAGTACAAGACCGCCGCCTTCTGCAAGGATTGCCATCCCGACAAGTATGACGAGATGAAGGAATCGCCGCACCGCAACATCAACTGCGAGAACTGCCACGGCCCCGCCCTCAACCATCCGGACGATCCCAAGTCGTTGACCATCGACCGTAGCCGCGAGCTCTGTGCCCGCTGCCACACCCGCCTCCCCTACCCCAACAGCGGACGCGGCGTGATGAAGGGGATCGACCCCAAGACCCACAACGTCGGACTGGACTGCGTCACCTGCCACTGGCCGCACGATCCCAGGAAGGAGGGGCACAAGAGATGA
- a CDS encoding hydrogenase large subunit, with amino-acid sequence MSPAMVFTQNGGVLSRREIPQHAPERFAQALLSALAGGWRVVSYFGMQEEDGVRLFCLLSFKSHATIGVMSTLITGKSFYSLVPQAPQLHLFEREIAEQFYLNLEGHPWPKPVRFAPALGSLPGDTPEPPPTIGVMDFYRVEGEEVHEVAVGPVHAGIIEPGHFRFQCFGEEVMHLEISLGYQHRGVERMMQGRPGERMRKLMETVAGDTTIGHGTAYAMIVEALSETRVPARAQAVRGIALELERLANHTGDLGAIAGDVGYLPTASFCGRIRGDFLNMTAGICGSRFGRDLVLPGGVRFDLGADGARQLSDRIKVAREEVQNAVDLLWDTPSVLARLEGTGVVSEQTAIELGLVGPAARASGLNRDIRRDHPFGIYSMSQIPVETAKSGDVYARTLVRWLEIEKSLDFIEEQLSQLPGVAVANPVREVAGEQLAVALTEGWRGEVCHVALTDARGHFQRYKVTDPSFHNWTGLALALRGGQISDFPLCNKSFNLSYCGFDL; translated from the coding sequence ATGAGTCCCGCCATGGTCTTCACCCAAAACGGCGGCGTCCTGTCGCGCCGCGAGATCCCGCAGCACGCGCCGGAGCGCTTCGCCCAGGCGCTTCTTTCCGCCCTGGCCGGCGGGTGGCGCGTGGTCTCCTACTTCGGCATGCAGGAGGAGGACGGCGTGCGCCTGTTCTGCCTCCTCTCCTTTAAAAGCCACGCCACCATCGGTGTCATGAGTACCCTGATCACCGGCAAGAGCTTCTACTCGCTGGTGCCCCAGGCGCCGCAGCTGCACCTCTTCGAGCGCGAGATCGCCGAGCAGTTCTACCTGAACCTGGAGGGGCACCCCTGGCCCAAGCCGGTCCGCTTCGCCCCGGCACTCGGCTCCCTTCCCGGGGATACCCCGGAGCCCCCGCCGACCATCGGCGTGATGGACTTTTACCGGGTGGAAGGCGAGGAGGTGCACGAGGTAGCCGTCGGCCCGGTGCATGCCGGCATCATCGAGCCGGGGCATTTCCGCTTCCAGTGCTTCGGCGAGGAGGTGATGCACCTGGAGATCTCGCTGGGGTACCAGCACCGCGGCGTCGAGCGCATGATGCAGGGGCGCCCGGGCGAGCGGATGCGCAAGCTCATGGAGACCGTGGCGGGCGACACCACTATCGGCCACGGCACCGCTTACGCCATGATCGTCGAGGCGCTCTCCGAGACGCGGGTGCCCGCCAGGGCCCAGGCGGTGCGCGGCATCGCGCTGGAGCTGGAGCGGCTTGCCAACCACACCGGCGACCTGGGCGCCATCGCGGGGGACGTGGGCTATCTTCCCACCGCTTCCTTTTGCGGCAGGATCCGCGGCGACTTCCTCAACATGACCGCGGGGATCTGCGGCAGCCGCTTCGGCCGCGACCTGGTCCTCCCCGGCGGGGTCCGCTTCGATCTCGGCGCCGACGGCGCCCGCCAGCTCTCCGACCGCATCAAGGTGGCCCGCGAGGAGGTGCAGAACGCGGTCGATCTCCTCTGGGACACGCCGTCGGTACTGGCGAGGCTCGAGGGGACCGGCGTGGTGAGCGAGCAGACGGCCATCGAGCTGGGGCTCGTCGGCCCCGCCGCCCGCGCCAGCGGCCTGAACCGTGACATCCGGCGCGACCACCCCTTCGGCATCTACAGCATGAGCCAGATCCCGGTGGAGACGGCGAAAAGCGGAGACGTCTACGCGAGGACCCTGGTGCGCTGGCTGGAGATCGAGAAGTCGCTCGATTTCATCGAGGAGCAGCTCTCCCAGCTTCCCGGCGTTGCCGTCGCGAATCCCGTGCGCGAGGTGGCGGGGGAACAGCTGGCCGTGGCGCTCACCGAAGGGTGGCGCGGCGAGGTCTGCCACGTGGCGCTGACCGACGCGCGCGGCCACTTCCAGCGCTACAAGGTGACCGATCCCTCCTTCCACAACTGGACCGGTCTCGCCCTGGCGCTCCGTGGGGGGCAGATCTCCGACTTCCCGCTGTGCAACAAGAGCTTCAACCTTTCCTACTGCGGGTTCGACCTCTAG
- a CDS encoding proton-conducting transporter transmembrane domain-containing protein yields MMWALVLLPLLGAALSWLVPDNRRRVWVLPVFSLAQLGVSAALLVHTPPPSPAGWIWLDPLGKLVLMANSVLFTICSLYAVGYLSYRLKRPNRILCASLLVCLSATSLVVISQHLGLLWIALEATTLTMAPLIYFNHNARSIEATWKYLLICSVGIAIALLGLFFLAYSTIVAKQEVSLLLPTLIRDAAALHPGWRHAAFIFLLVGFGSKMGLAPLHTWKPDAYGEAPGLVGALLAGGLVNCALLALLRVYQVAVASTEGALFQQVLLTMGLVSMAFAAVFMARQSDFKRMLAYSSVEHVGIIAVALGLGKGALFAGLLHMINNSLTKGVLFLSCGNIHRAFNSKSTQFVRGALRRTPWSAALFLAAFLAITGSPPFAPFVSEFLIVSSAFGQGNHWTGALFLLFLALIFIGMASTVLPVVLGELPPDLERTRYRDAVPTVVPPLLLMGLVLVLGLWIPSPLQDLLHEAAQLLGGEA; encoded by the coding sequence ATGATGTGGGCCCTGGTCCTGCTTCCGCTTCTCGGCGCCGCGCTCTCCTGGCTTGTACCGGACAACCGCCGGCGCGTCTGGGTGCTCCCCGTTTTCTCGCTTGCGCAGCTCGGGGTGAGTGCCGCGCTCCTGGTGCACACGCCGCCCCCGTCCCCGGCGGGATGGATCTGGCTCGATCCCCTGGGCAAGCTGGTGCTCATGGCCAACAGCGTGCTCTTCACCATCTGCTCCCTGTATGCGGTCGGCTACCTGAGCTACCGGTTGAAGCGTCCGAACCGTATCCTGTGCGCCTCGCTGCTGGTCTGTCTCTCCGCGACCTCGCTGGTGGTCATCTCGCAGCACCTGGGGCTTTTGTGGATCGCGCTGGAGGCGACCACCCTGACCATGGCGCCGCTCATCTACTTCAACCACAACGCCCGCTCCATCGAGGCCACCTGGAAATACCTCCTCATCTGCTCGGTCGGTATCGCCATCGCGCTTTTGGGGCTGTTCTTCCTCGCCTACTCCACCATCGTCGCCAAGCAGGAGGTGAGCCTCCTTCTCCCGACCCTGATCCGGGACGCGGCCGCGCTGCACCCGGGGTGGCGCCACGCCGCTTTCATCTTCCTGCTGGTCGGCTTCGGCTCCAAGATGGGGCTCGCTCCCCTGCACACCTGGAAGCCGGACGCCTACGGCGAGGCCCCGGGGCTCGTGGGGGCGCTGCTTGCCGGCGGGCTGGTGAACTGCGCCCTTCTTGCGCTGTTGCGCGTCTACCAGGTCGCGGTCGCCTCGACCGAAGGGGCGCTTTTCCAGCAGGTGCTCCTGACCATGGGGCTCGTCTCCATGGCCTTCGCCGCCGTGTTCATGGCGCGCCAAAGCGACTTCAAGCGGATGCTCGCCTACTCGAGCGTCGAGCACGTCGGCATCATCGCGGTGGCGCTGGGGCTGGGGAAGGGGGCGCTCTTCGCGGGGCTTTTGCACATGATCAACAACTCCCTCACCAAGGGGGTGCTCTTTCTCTCCTGCGGCAACATCCACCGCGCCTTCAACTCCAAGAGCACCCAGTTCGTGCGCGGCGCCCTGCGGCGCACCCCCTGGTCCGCGGCGCTCTTTCTCGCCGCGTTCCTCGCCATCACCGGGTCGCCTCCCTTCGCCCCCTTCGTCAGCGAATTCCTGATCGTCTCCTCCGCTTTCGGGCAGGGGAACCACTGGACCGGTGCGCTGTTCCTGCTGTTCCTGGCGCTCATCTTCATCGGTATGGCCTCCACCGTGCTCCCGGTGGTCCTGGGCGAGCTGCCGCCGGACCTGGAGCGGACCCGGTACCGCGATGCCGTACCCACCGTCGTCCCCCCCCTGCTGCTGATGGGGCTGGTGCTGGTGCTGGGGCTGTGGATCCCGTCGCCGCTGCAGGATCTCTTGCACGAGGCGGCGCAGCTTTTGGGAGGTGAGGCATGA
- a CDS encoding hydrogenase: MNSLADQLLVLCLLINFAVLGTSRLAFSVRCVAVQGVLLGTLPALVHPFSWHVSFIVVSIILVKGGLIPILIIRAIKKAEIEREFSPFIGYIPSLVLGALFTSLAFIFAAKLPLSPEHEGLLIVPAAAATLMSGFLVLMGRRKAISQVLGYLLMENGIFLFGLLLADAMPVMVEAGALLDLLVGIFVMGIVINHISREFSSIDTSRLSALREE, encoded by the coding sequence ATGAATTCCCTGGCCGACCAGCTGCTGGTTCTCTGCCTTTTGATCAACTTCGCCGTCCTGGGCACCAGCCGCCTCGCCTTCTCGGTGCGCTGCGTCGCGGTGCAGGGGGTGCTGCTCGGGACGCTCCCGGCGCTGGTGCATCCCTTCTCCTGGCACGTCAGCTTCATCGTGGTGAGCATCATCCTGGTCAAGGGAGGGTTGATCCCGATCCTGATCATCCGCGCCATCAAGAAGGCGGAGATCGAGCGCGAGTTCTCCCCCTTCATCGGCTACATCCCCTCGCTGGTGCTGGGGGCGCTCTTCACCTCGCTCGCCTTCATCTTCGCGGCGAAGCTCCCGCTTTCTCCGGAGCACGAGGGGCTCCTGATCGTGCCCGCCGCCGCCGCGACCCTCATGAGCGGCTTCCTGGTGCTCATGGGGCGGCGCAAGGCGATCTCGCAGGTGCTGGGGTATCTCCTCATGGAAAACGGCATCTTCCTGTTCGGTCTGCTCCTGGCCGACGCCATGCCGGTCATGGTGGAGGCGGGGGCGCTCCTCGACCTCCTGGTCGGCATCTTCGTGATGGGCATCGTCATCAACCACATCAGCCGCGAGTTCTCGAGCATCGACACCTCGAGACTCTCCGCGCTGAGGGAGGAATAG